Proteins found in one Panicum hallii strain FIL2 chromosome 4, PHallii_v3.1, whole genome shotgun sequence genomic segment:
- the LOC112891108 gene encoding WAT1-related protein At3g30340-like produces MGVMGSSCLGGGLPVAVMLCLNVVAAVMVSLVKVAMDGGMNPLVIVTLQQLTASVFLAPIAFFKERKSRPKLTLEIFAYIFVSAALGAALRQYMIFVALRYTTATFVTAFSNIAPVLTFLLAVATRSEALNLKSKTGMAKLLGTLVSLGGAMVLTLYKGVALTHAASQQHLHSHRPHADAVSRGKWTLGTVAILGNCVCLSCWFLLHGRLARKYPHVYSCNALMSMLSFLQVAVVGLCTQRSISPWLVKSKFQILTVLYAGIVGCGVSFVLVTWCIEKRGAVFVAAFIPVVQIIVSVIDFSILHEQLYLGSVLGSVLVIGGLYLLLWGKRQEALHCPPKVAEDADKEQQPVHT; encoded by the exons ATGGGGGTGATGGGGTCGTCGTGCCTCGGCGGCGGCCTGCCGGTGGCCGTCATGCTCTGCCTCAACGTGGTGGCGGCGGTCATGGTGTCGCTCGTCAAGGTGGCCATGGACGGCGGCATGAACCCGCTTGTGATCGTCACGCTGCAGCAGCTCACGGCCTCCGTCTTCCTCGCACCAATAGCGTTCTTCAAAGAGAG GAAGTCGAGGCCAAAGCTGACGCTGGAGATCTTCGCCTACATCTTCGTCAGTGCGGCGCTCGG GGCAGCTCTGCGGCAGTACATGATCTTCGTCGCCCTGCGCTACACCACCGCCACCTTCGTCACCGCCTTCTCCAACATCGCCCCCGTCCTCAccttcctcctcgccgtcgcAACGCG CTCAGAAGCACTGAACCTCAAGTCCAAGACGGGCATGGCGAAGCTCCTGGGCACGCTGGTCTCCCTGGGCGGCGCCATGGTGCTCACCCTCTACAAGGGCGTCGCCCTCACCCACGCGGCTTCGCAGCAGCACCTCCATTCTCACCGGCCGCACGCGGACGCCGTGAGCCGCGGCAAGTGGACGCTGGGCACGGTGGCCATCCTGGGCAACTGCGTCTGCCTCTCCTGCTGGTTCCTGCTCCACGGCCGCCTCGCCAGGAAGTACCCGCACGTCTACTCGTGCAACGCGCTCATGTCCATGCTCAGCTTCCTCCAGGTCGCCGTCGTCGGCCTCTGCACCCAGCGGAGCATCTCGCCGTGGCTCGTCAAGAGCAAGTTCCAGATCCTCACCGTCCTATACGCT GGCATCGTCGGGTGCGGCGTGTCGTTCGTGCTGGTGACATGGTGCATCGAGAAGAGGGGGGCCGTGTTCGTGGCCGCCTTCATCCCCGTCGTGCAGATCATCGTCTCCGTCATCGACTTCTCCATCCTGCACGAGCAGCTCTACCTCGGAAG CGTGCTGGGATCAGTTCTTGTGATCGGCGGCCTGTACCTTCTGCTGTGGGGCAAGAGGCAGGAGGCCCTCCACTGCCCTCCAAAGGTTGCCGAAGACGCTGACAAGGAGCAGCAGCCGGTGCACACCTGA